From Oryza brachyantha chromosome 9, ObraRS2, whole genome shotgun sequence, a single genomic window includes:
- the LOC102722329 gene encoding ethylene-responsive transcription factor RAP2-2-like, giving the protein MCGEQVIPDDKPPPALTRPRGEASWEARTTTTAAKTKKKKRGADEEQWEAAFQEFMRRDDDDDDDHDACALLPQGVAAVEPAPTGTPRRQRVRRRYGYHGIRQRPWGSWASEIRDPVRGVRVWLGTFDTAEEAALAYDAEARRIHGRKARTNFPAVDPPPPAPASCYHHHRTTTPLCFLLDGDLFLGGEAPHGMGSAATSTASAELIQLECCSDDVMDSLLAGSDVASGCRDMDMDIWSFLYLCSN; this is encoded by the exons ATGTGCGGAGAACAGGTGATCCCCGACGacaagccgccgccggcgttgaCTCGGCCCCGCGGCGAGGCGTCATGGGAGGccaggacgacgacgacggcggcaaagacgaagaagaagaagcgtgGTGCGGACGAGGAACAATGGGAGGCCGCCTTCCAGGAGTTCATGCgcagagacgacgacgacgacgacgaccacgacgcATGTGCCTTGCTCCCTCAAG GGGTGGCCGCGGTGGAGCCGGCGCCGACcgggacgccgcggcggcagcgggtgAGGCGGAGGTACGGGTACCACGGCATCCGGCAGCGTCCGTGGGGGAGTTGGGCGTCGGAGATCCGGGACCCCGTCAGGGGCGTGCGTGTCTGGCTCGGCACCTTCGATACCGCCGAGGAGGCCGCGCTCGCCTACGACGCCGAGGCGCGCCGCATCCACGGCCGGAAGGCGAGGACCAACTTCCCGGCCGTCGATCCGCcccctccggcgccggcaagttgttaccaccaccaccggacgacgacgccgctcTGCTTCTTGCTCGACGGAGACCTCTTCCTTGGAGGAGAAGCGCCCCACGGAATGGGCTCGGccgcgacgtcgacggcgtctGCCGAGCTGATACAACTGGAGTGCTGCTCCGACGACGTGATGGACAGCCTCCTCGCCGGCTCCGACGTGGCCAGCGGCTGCCGCGACATGGACATGGATATCTGGAGCTTCCTCTATCTGTGCTCTAATTAA